One segment of Porticoccus hydrocarbonoclasticus MCTG13d DNA contains the following:
- a CDS encoding YqgE/AlgH family protein, producing MGSISSNHHFESLSNHFLVAMPGLHDPNFSHAVIYVCEHGPDGAMGLVINNPLDVPISQIFEQFELGYSPHIGTQPLLSGGPVQIERGFVLHRAGERQWESTRTISGEVSLTASRDIISDIAIERGPSELIITLGYAGWGPGQLEEELAHNAWLTVPGDADILFNTPFERRASAAAAKIGIDLNMLSTDAGHA from the coding sequence ATGGGTTCAATATCTTCCAATCACCATTTCGAAAGCCTGAGCAACCATTTCCTGGTGGCCATGCCGGGCCTTCACGACCCCAATTTCTCTCATGCCGTCATTTACGTTTGTGAGCACGGTCCCGACGGCGCCATGGGACTGGTCATCAATAACCCACTGGATGTACCGATCAGCCAGATTTTTGAACAGTTTGAGCTGGGGTATTCACCACACATCGGCACCCAGCCCCTGTTGTCCGGGGGGCCCGTGCAAATTGAACGAGGTTTTGTACTACACCGCGCAGGCGAAAGGCAGTGGGAGTCTACCCGAACTATTTCCGGTGAAGTCAGCCTTACCGCTTCACGGGATATCATCTCGGATATCGCCATCGAACGAGGTCCAAGCGAACTGATTATCACCCTGGGGTATGCGGGCTGGGGGCCGGGCCAACTCGAGGAAGAGCTGGCCCACAACGCTTGGCTCACTGTCCCGGGCGATGCCGACATACTCTTTAATACGCCCTTTGAACGGCGAGCCTCGGCAGCAGCGGCAAAGATCGGGATTGACCTGAACATGCTGAGCACTGATGCCGGACACGCCTGA
- a CDS encoding energy transducer TonB codes for MPVAIPEIQPEHQSDRLGFSIFLAVAIHAMIIFGIGFKLQQQQSPAPTLEVTLAQHHHEIIDETPDFLAQQQQQGSGKEQEMDILTTDQRPELSAQQQQSPASPPEQQRQQTPRDAVTLISTTRGESAPTETAREAKEGDTAVQSPPAMTPEFASLQAKLDEKKREYSTLPNVLRVTSASTKAAEYAAYLQYWIDRIEVIGNNHYPEEARRKAIFGDLRLAVTLLPDGTVEKIEILLSSGQRVLDLAAVRTVRMASPFAPFPPEMKQWDKLEIIRTWQFEPGHRLNTQ; via the coding sequence ATGCCTGTCGCCATACCGGAAATTCAACCAGAGCACCAATCCGATCGGTTGGGGTTTTCTATCTTCCTGGCTGTGGCCATCCACGCCATGATTATTTTTGGTATCGGCTTTAAACTCCAGCAACAACAATCACCGGCCCCCACTCTGGAAGTAACTCTGGCCCAACATCACCATGAAATTATCGACGAAACGCCGGACTTCCTCGCCCAACAACAGCAACAGGGCAGCGGCAAAGAGCAGGAGATGGACATACTTACTACGGATCAGCGCCCGGAGCTCAGCGCCCAACAACAGCAGTCCCCGGCATCTCCACCCGAACAACAGCGGCAACAGACACCTCGGGACGCGGTCACCCTGATATCGACCACCCGTGGTGAAAGCGCACCGACAGAAACGGCTCGTGAAGCCAAAGAGGGCGATACTGCCGTGCAATCACCGCCTGCCATGACACCGGAATTTGCCAGCCTGCAGGCAAAGCTGGATGAAAAAAAGCGTGAATACAGCACGCTGCCCAATGTCTTGCGGGTCACCTCCGCCAGCACCAAAGCCGCTGAGTATGCCGCCTACCTCCAGTACTGGATTGATCGTATCGAAGTCATCGGCAATAACCATTACCCGGAAGAAGCCCGTCGCAAGGCAATTTTTGGCGACCTCCGGCTGGCGGTAACACTATTGCCAGACGGCACAGTGGAAAAAATTGAAATTCTGCTCAGTTCAGGACAGAGAGTGCTGGATCTCGCAGCAGTAAGAACCGTACGCATGGCATCCCCGTTTGCGCCTTTTCCGCCAGAGATGAAACAGTGGGACAAACTGGAAATTATTCGCACCTGGCAATTTGAGCCCGGGCACCGGCTCAACACCCAGTGA
- the ruvX gene encoding Holliday junction resolvase RuvX has translation MSEKPVTLLAFDFGTGQIGVAVGQSLTGSANPLTVLKARDGIPNWEQIAGLLAEWQPDQLLVGLPLNMDGSESAFCQRARKFARRLNGRFGLKVAMVDERLSTFEARGQSKNHAIRRTGSYQQSLVDDLAAVIILNTWLSDPSLAQAP, from the coding sequence ATGTCAGAAAAGCCCGTCACGCTGTTAGCGTTTGATTTTGGTACCGGCCAGATTGGTGTTGCGGTGGGTCAGAGTCTAACCGGTAGCGCCAACCCACTGACGGTGCTCAAAGCTCGCGACGGTATTCCCAACTGGGAGCAGATTGCCGGACTGCTGGCTGAGTGGCAGCCGGATCAGTTGCTGGTAGGTCTGCCCCTGAACATGGACGGTTCAGAGAGTGCATTTTGCCAGCGAGCAAGAAAATTTGCCCGGCGGCTCAATGGTCGCTTTGGCCTGAAAGTCGCCATGGTAGATGAGCGTCTTTCAACGTTTGAAGCTAGGGGACAGTCAAAAAATCACGCCATACGACGCACGGGCAGTTATCAGCAATCACTCGTGGATGATCTGGCCGCCGTGATCATACTCAATACCTGGTTGTCAGACCCGTCACTGGCACAGGCACCCTGA
- the gshB gene encoding glutathione synthase, with translation MTRTLGVVMDAIDSINPKKDTTLVLLLAAQKRGWQLMLMEQSDLALENGEPSARMTPLRVRDDLLDWFSLGEPQRRPLSELNVILMRKDPPFDSEYIYSTYLLEAAEKRGVLVVNKPQGLRDCNEKVFATLFPQCAPPLLVSRDAVMLKQFHKTHNNVVYKPLDGMGGTAVFQVRADDPNINVIIETLTMNGNRTIMAQKFIPEIRQGDKRILMVDGVPIPFSLARIPPEGDIRGNLAVGGRGVVQPLTERDQWIAAQVGPVLRERAILFAGLDVIGDYLTEINVTSPTCAREIDRAESTDIGGKLMDAIEARLV, from the coding sequence ATGACGAGGACACTCGGCGTGGTCATGGATGCCATCGATAGCATCAACCCGAAAAAAGATACCACACTGGTGCTATTGCTCGCGGCCCAGAAGCGTGGCTGGCAGCTCATGCTGATGGAGCAGTCTGACCTTGCGCTGGAAAACGGTGAGCCCAGTGCAAGAATGACCCCCCTCAGGGTCAGAGATGATCTGTTGGACTGGTTCTCGCTGGGTGAGCCCCAACGGCGGCCCCTGTCAGAACTGAATGTGATATTGATGCGCAAGGACCCGCCATTCGACAGCGAGTACATCTACTCCACTTACCTGCTGGAAGCGGCGGAAAAGCGCGGCGTACTGGTCGTCAATAAACCCCAGGGGTTGAGAGACTGCAACGAAAAAGTATTTGCCACGCTGTTTCCTCAATGTGCGCCCCCTCTGCTGGTCAGCCGCGATGCAGTGATGCTCAAGCAATTTCACAAGACTCACAACAATGTGGTGTATAAACCCCTGGACGGCATGGGCGGCACCGCCGTATTTCAGGTTCGTGCCGATGACCCGAATATCAACGTCATCATCGAGACACTGACCATGAATGGCAATCGCACCATCATGGCACAGAAATTCATTCCCGAGATCCGCCAGGGTGACAAGCGCATCCTGATGGTGGATGGTGTGCCGATACCCTTTTCCCTTGCCAGAATCCCACCTGAAGGAGACATCAGAGGCAACCTGGCAGTGGGCGGCAGGGGCGTTGTGCAACCGCTCACCGAAAGAGATCAGTGGATTGCAGCACAGGTTGGTCCCGTGCTGCGGGAGAGAGCCATTTTGTTTGCCGGTCTGGATGTGATCGGCGATTATCTGACGGAAATCAATGTCACCAGCCCCACCTGTGCACGAGAAATTGACCGGGCTGAATCTACAGATATTGGCGGCAAACTGATGGATGCGATTGAGGCAAGACTGGTCTGA
- a CDS encoding PilT/PilU family type 4a pilus ATPase translates to MDFDVLLKLMVEKGASDLFITAAVAPSIKINGTIVPVGKTPLSPEQSHQVVESIMDEKQRLEFREKKELNFAIGRQGVGRFRVSAFFQRNEAGMVLRRIETIIPTVEELLLPPILNDLVMTKRGIIIFVGATGTGKSTSLAAMVGHRNRNSRGHIITVEDPIEFVHRHESCIVTQREVGIDTESFEVALRNTLRQAPDVILIGEIRTRETMEHAITFAETGHLVLATLHANNANQALDRILHFFPAERHGQLWMDLSLNMRALIAQQLIPLADGSGRRAAIEILINTPLVGDLIRKGEVHKLKELMTRSTEQGMQTFDQALYALYDEGLITYEDAMTYADSKNDLRLLIKLQSETDASYLSNAADELQVEEDSNDHINRF, encoded by the coding sequence ATGGATTTTGATGTACTACTTAAGTTGATGGTGGAAAAAGGGGCTTCAGACCTGTTTATTACTGCCGCTGTAGCTCCCAGTATCAAGATCAACGGCACGATTGTACCGGTGGGCAAAACGCCGCTGTCGCCAGAACAGTCTCATCAAGTGGTTGAAAGTATCATGGATGAGAAGCAGCGGCTTGAGTTTCGTGAAAAGAAAGAACTCAATTTTGCCATTGGCCGCCAAGGGGTGGGTCGTTTCAGGGTTAGTGCCTTCTTCCAGCGCAACGAAGCGGGCATGGTGCTCCGTCGGATTGAAACTATTATCCCCACAGTGGAAGAGCTGTTATTGCCACCAATTTTGAATGATCTGGTGATGACCAAGCGCGGTATCATTATCTTTGTGGGTGCTACCGGTACCGGTAAGTCCACTTCCCTGGCGGCAATGGTTGGCCATCGCAATCGCAATAGTCGTGGTCATATTATTACCGTTGAGGATCCTATCGAGTTCGTACACCGCCATGAAAGCTGCATTGTTACCCAGCGGGAAGTTGGCATCGATACGGAGTCTTTTGAGGTTGCTTTGCGCAATACCCTTCGCCAGGCACCGGATGTAATTCTGATCGGCGAGATACGGACCCGTGAGACGATGGAGCATGCGATTACCTTTGCCGAAACCGGTCACCTGGTACTGGCCACCCTGCACGCCAACAATGCCAACCAGGCACTGGACAGAATCCTGCACTTTTTTCCTGCTGAGCGTCACGGCCAGTTATGGATGGATTTGTCGCTCAATATGCGGGCTCTGATTGCCCAGCAACTGATCCCTCTGGCCGATGGTAGTGGCCGCCGCGCCGCCATTGAAATCCTGATTAACACACCGTTGGTGGGTGATCTGATCCGCAAGGGTGAGGTTCACAAGCTGAAAGAGTTGATGACGCGCTCCACCGAACAGGGAATGCAGACCTTTGATCAGGCGCTTTATGCCCTTTATGACGAAGGTTTGATCACCTATGAGGATGCCATGACCTACGCTGATTCGAAGAATGATTTGCGCCTGCTCATTAAACTCCAGTCAGAAACCGATGCCAGTTACCTGTCCAATGCTGCTGACGAGTTGCAGGTAGAGGAAGATAGCAATGACCATATCAATCGTTTCTGA
- a CDS encoding chemotaxis protein CheW, which translates to MVSSPFNTLLSLSQRFNSAKRGLPAQQDIVPACKVVCFSILGINLVVALEELTEIVELPQYTRLPRVKRWVLGIANLRGRLLPIVKLSAFLGDKLSGSAKQQRVMVIDMMGMFVGLTVDRVYGMRHFKIDTYTRNLNDIPDRLAPYADGGFVQPDGTWILLRPSQLLADRRFTEVAA; encoded by the coding sequence ATGGTCAGTTCACCGTTCAATACGCTCCTATCCCTGTCGCAGCGGTTTAATAGTGCGAAACGCGGATTGCCAGCGCAGCAGGATATCGTTCCCGCCTGCAAGGTGGTGTGCTTTTCCATTCTCGGCATTAACCTGGTGGTTGCATTGGAAGAACTCACCGAAATTGTTGAATTGCCGCAATACACCCGACTGCCCAGGGTGAAACGCTGGGTATTGGGGATAGCAAACCTGCGGGGAAGATTGTTGCCTATCGTCAAGCTGTCGGCGTTCCTGGGTGACAAATTATCTGGTTCGGCAAAGCAGCAGCGGGTAATGGTGATTGATATGATGGGCATGTTTGTTGGTCTGACAGTTGACCGTGTTTATGGCATGCGTCATTTCAAGATAGATACATATACCAGAAACCTGAATGATATCCCCGACAGGCTCGCGCCCTACGCAGACGGGGGTTTTGTCCAGCCGGATGGCACCTGGATTTTGCTGCGTCCCAGCCAGTTGCTGGCAGACCGGCGTTTTACCGAAGTGGCGGCCTAG
- a CDS encoding methyl-accepting chemotaxis protein codes for MKTAVNKSKNKSLITFLSVLLVVVVFLGFNLLMVFNQNARDQESLQLTSELRALSYRLVSLSRESTAGNEGAFDELQGLVDRMQESWGKLHGNLVDEVAAPPLDALSEVWITAQQNARTIIDNQDTVIFLNKVAATLNQSLPQLQQEHMDVVDILLAGRAPSEQVALAQAQIWRAERIGRNVDKMLAGSADAKTAADQFSRDVKMFGQVLAGMKNGDAELGISPVTVPRARENLDSSTEHFAFVSSSIQEIFDATPAFFSASQASKSILDESPLLQERINNISDAIAALPQSRSFTYQTALYAGVIGVIIMALMGVLISAETRRRLQETAMDNKQNQQAILRLLDEIAGLGEGDLTSHATVTEDFTGAIADSINYAIDQLRILVAQIQDTSENVSAAANETRATALQLADASEHQAQEIAGASAAINEMAVTIDQVSANSAESALVAEKSVSIAKKGAEVVQNTIGGMDTIREQIQDTSKRIKRLGESSQEIGDIVSLINDIADQTNILALNAAIQASMAGDAGRGFAVVADEVQRLAERSAGATKQIASLVKTIQTDTNEAVSSMEQTTSEVVRGAERAHAAEGALEEIETVSADLAELIQDISTAAKHQATTAGHISRTMNVIQDITSQTLSGTNNTAQSIGELAELAVDLRNSVSGFKLPASMERHHPHQEPKQVGDFNEYAFGDDVLFEDVAEDEFLDHIGEDEPADGVGDPEDSAADKASAPVRQPMRASSLSEDEADEIEKAMYKDQTSSPATTRPVDDSERLSSADDNGSYDEEEILKSLQSDDGDMDFDHLARELDEDEDFSAEWEEHTGDQAGSKEKEKPYSPDSQV; via the coding sequence ATGAAAACGGCGGTCAACAAATCCAAAAATAAGTCTCTGATCACCTTTTTGTCGGTGTTGTTGGTGGTGGTCGTTTTTCTCGGCTTCAACCTGTTGATGGTCTTCAATCAAAATGCCAGGGATCAGGAAAGTTTGCAGCTAACGTCAGAGTTGCGGGCGCTGTCCTACCGGCTCGTCAGTTTGTCCCGGGAGTCAACTGCGGGCAACGAGGGAGCATTTGATGAGCTGCAGGGTTTGGTTGATCGCATGCAGGAGAGCTGGGGTAAACTGCATGGCAACCTGGTGGATGAGGTGGCTGCTCCTCCACTGGATGCGCTTTCGGAAGTGTGGATAACTGCCCAGCAAAATGCCCGTACGATTATCGACAATCAGGATACCGTCATCTTCCTCAACAAGGTCGCTGCGACCCTGAATCAAAGCCTGCCGCAGCTCCAACAGGAGCATATGGACGTGGTGGATATTCTGCTGGCCGGCAGAGCGCCCTCCGAACAGGTGGCACTTGCACAGGCGCAAATCTGGCGCGCAGAGAGAATTGGCCGTAATGTGGACAAAATGCTGGCCGGTAGTGCCGATGCAAAAACTGCCGCTGACCAGTTCTCCCGCGATGTGAAAATGTTTGGGCAAGTGCTGGCGGGTATGAAGAATGGTGATGCCGAACTGGGTATCAGCCCTGTTACTGTCCCTCGTGCAAGGGAGAACCTGGACAGCAGTACAGAACATTTTGCGTTTGTCAGCAGTTCCATCCAGGAAATTTTTGATGCTACCCCGGCGTTCTTCAGCGCCAGCCAGGCAAGCAAGAGCATCCTTGACGAGTCACCTCTCCTGCAGGAGCGAATCAACAATATCTCCGATGCGATCGCCGCACTGCCGCAGAGCCGTAGTTTTACGTATCAAACAGCACTGTACGCCGGTGTCATCGGTGTGATTATCATGGCGTTAATGGGTGTACTGATCTCGGCGGAAACCCGCCGCCGGCTTCAGGAAACGGCGATGGACAACAAGCAGAATCAGCAGGCAATTCTGCGTCTGCTGGATGAGATCGCCGGCCTTGGTGAGGGCGACCTTACCAGTCATGCCACAGTCACCGAGGATTTTACCGGTGCGATTGCAGACTCGATCAACTATGCCATCGACCAGCTGAGGATCCTGGTGGCTCAGATACAGGATACCTCTGAAAACGTCTCGGCCGCGGCCAATGAAACCCGGGCTACGGCGCTGCAGCTGGCTGACGCTTCCGAACATCAGGCGCAGGAAATTGCCGGAGCCTCGGCAGCCATCAACGAAATGGCCGTCACTATTGATCAGGTTTCGGCAAACTCTGCCGAATCTGCCTTGGTGGCGGAAAAATCGGTTTCGATTGCCAAGAAAGGTGCCGAAGTCGTACAGAATACCATCGGTGGCATGGATACGATTCGTGAGCAAATCCAGGATACGTCCAAGCGCATCAAGCGACTGGGGGAGAGCTCACAGGAAATTGGTGACATCGTGTCACTAATTAATGACATTGCCGACCAGACCAATATTCTCGCACTAAACGCTGCTATACAGGCCTCGATGGCTGGTGATGCGGGACGCGGCTTCGCAGTGGTTGCCGACGAAGTCCAGCGTCTTGCCGAACGTTCTGCAGGGGCAACCAAGCAGATCGCCTCGCTGGTGAAAACCATTCAGACCGACACCAATGAAGCTGTCAGTTCCATGGAGCAAACGACCTCCGAGGTGGTAAGGGGGGCGGAGCGGGCCCATGCTGCGGAGGGTGCCCTGGAGGAAATCGAAACCGTCTCGGCCGATCTTGCGGAGCTCATTCAGGATATCTCCACGGCGGCCAAGCATCAGGCCACGACTGCCGGGCACATTTCCAGAACGATGAATGTGATCCAGGATATTACCTCTCAGACCCTTTCCGGTACCAATAATACGGCCCAGTCCATTGGTGAATTGGCGGAACTGGCCGTTGACCTGAGAAATTCGGTCTCCGGATTCAAATTGCCTGCCTCCATGGAACGCCATCATCCCCACCAGGAACCAAAGCAGGTCGGGGATTTTAATGAATATGCTTTCGGCGATGATGTCCTTTTCGAGGATGTTGCTGAAGATGAGTTTCTCGATCATATCGGCGAAGATGAGCCCGCTGATGGGGTTGGCGACCCCGAGGACAGTGCTGCAGACAAAGCGTCTGCCCCGGTCCGCCAGCCCATGCGTGCTTCGAGCTTAAGTGAGGATGAAGCCGATGAAATAGAAAAGGCGATGTATAAAGATCAAACGTCCTCGCCTGCAACGACCCGACCAGTAGATGACAGTGAGCGCTTATCAAGCGCCGACGATAATGGCAGCTATGATGAAGAGGAAATTCTAAAGTCACTGCAGTCAGATGATGGTGATATGGACTTCGACCACCTGGCCAGGGAACTGGATGAAGATGAAGATTTCTCTGCAGAATGGGAAGAGCATACCGGTGATCAGGCGGGCAGCAAGGAGAAGGAAAAGCCATATTCTCCGGATAGTCAGGTCTGA
- a CDS encoding response regulator, translated as MARVLIIDDSPTETHRLTGMLEKNGYEVLAADSGEAGYSMALREQPDAVLMDIVLPGVNGFQATRQLSKASETEHIPVIIVTTKDQETDKVWGMRQGAKAYLTKPVNEKDLISILKEVIS; from the coding sequence ATGGCGAGAGTACTGATCATTGATGATTCGCCCACTGAGACACATCGACTCACTGGCATGCTGGAAAAAAATGGCTATGAGGTGCTGGCGGCCGATAGTGGCGAAGCCGGTTATAGCATGGCCCTGAGAGAGCAACCGGATGCTGTTTTGATGGATATTGTGTTGCCCGGAGTCAATGGTTTTCAGGCGACCCGCCAGTTGAGCAAGGCCAGCGAGACGGAGCATATTCCCGTGATCATTGTTACCACCAAGGACCAGGAAACCGATAAGGTCTGGGGTATGCGCCAGGGTGCCAAGGCGTATCTCACCAAACCAGTCAATGAAAAAGATCTCATCAGCATTCTGAAGGAAGTAATCAGTTGA
- a CDS encoding CheR family methyltransferase, with translation MELTERKFRHWCRLVESHSGIAVSDCWADFARRRMVEHQSFSRQPEDSGESLQALVDRLLIKETRFFRHPPSFNYVASVLSGGSDVPESGPQSEPPSGFSLWSVGCASGEEAYSLAMLSEQLCQAGKLSSPFRLLATDLSRSVLDIARRGEYPRSRLRHLNAMQHAWFESAGDKFLRVRATLKKHIVFARHNLLDSLPGKTFDVIFCQNLLVYVAPTRRKMLLEKLAGALKPAGRLILAPGEFFGTPPKMLLRDRFDPAVLAYRRSPNPARGH, from the coding sequence ATGGAATTGACTGAGCGAAAATTCAGACATTGGTGCCGTTTGGTTGAATCACACAGCGGTATAGCAGTCAGTGATTGCTGGGCGGACTTTGCCCGTCGCCGAATGGTTGAACACCAGTCTTTTTCCCGGCAGCCCGAGGATAGCGGGGAGAGCCTGCAAGCTCTGGTGGATCGCCTGTTGATCAAGGAAACACGGTTTTTTCGTCATCCTCCTTCATTTAATTATGTGGCAAGTGTGCTATCGGGTGGTTCAGATGTTCCCGAGTCTGGTCCTCAATCGGAACCGCCGTCCGGGTTTAGTCTGTGGAGCGTCGGTTGTGCCAGTGGTGAGGAGGCTTATTCGCTGGCAATGCTTTCAGAGCAACTCTGTCAGGCAGGTAAATTATCTTCCCCGTTTCGCTTGTTGGCCACGGACCTGTCTCGGTCGGTTCTGGATATCGCCAGGCGCGGCGAATACCCGCGGAGCCGCCTGAGGCATCTCAATGCCATGCAGCACGCCTGGTTCGAATCAGCGGGTGATAAATTCCTGCGCGTCAGGGCGACCCTCAAAAAGCACATTGTTTTCGCCCGGCATAATCTGCTCGATTCTCTACCAGGCAAAACCTTCGATGTCATTTTCTGTCAGAACCTGCTGGTATATGTCGCACCAACACGCAGAAAAATGTTACTGGAGAAATTGGCGGGCGCCCTCAAACCGGCTGGTCGTCTGATTCTTGCTCCCGGTGAGTTTTTTGGCACGCCACCGAAAATGCTGCTACGGGACCGTTTTGATCCCGCTGTGCTCGCCTATCGGCGCTCTCCCAACCCGGCGCGGGGGCATTAA